A stretch of the Bacillus sp. B-jedd genome encodes the following:
- the sspO gene encoding small acid-soluble spore protein O produces MPRRRANHVRPGMNAAKAQGIGAGYNEEAGNEPLTEMERQNNKKRKKNQ; encoded by the coding sequence ATGCCAAGACGCAGGGCAAACCATGTCCGCCCCGGGATGAATGCAGCTAAAGCCCAGGGAATCGGCGCTGGATATAATGAAGAAGCAGGAAATGAACCTTTGACCGAAATGGAAAGGCAAAATAATAAAAAGCGTAAAAAGAACCAATAA
- the acnA gene encoding aconitate hydratase AcnA yields MSNYDVFNARSSFEANGKRYHYYRLSALEEAGAGKVSNLPYSIKVLLESVLRQYDGRVITKEHVENLAKWGTSEVREVDVPFKPTRVILQDFTGVPVVVDLASLRKAVADLGGNPDMINPEKTVDLVIDHSVQVDQYGNPGSLEANMLLEFERNAERYQFLNWAQKAFNNYRAVPPATGIVHQVNLEFLADVVHVAKNSEGELETFPDTLVGTDSHTTMINGLGVLGWGVGGIEAEAGMLGQPSYFPVPEVVGVKLNGTLPNGATATDLALKVTQVLRSKGVVGKFVEFFGPGVSALPLADRATIANMAPEYGATCGFFPIDNESLEYLRLTGRDEEQIKVVEEYCKANGLFFNPDDNPVYTAVVEIDLSAIEANLSGPKRPQDLIPLSKMKEEFVKAISAPQGNQGFGLKGKELDKEIKVTFHNGDQTSMKTGAVAIAAITSCTNTSNPYVLVGAGLLAKKAVELGMEVPKFVKTSLAPGSKVVTGYLRDSGLLPYLEQLGFNLVGYGCTTCIGNSGPLREEIEKAVADSDLLVTSVLSGNRNFEGRIHPLVKANYLASPPLVVAYALAGNVNIDFETEPLGKDRDGNDVYFKDIWPATDEVNEVVKKTVTPELFRKEYENVFSDNERWNEIKTSNEPLYSWDADSTYIQNPPYFEGLSPEPGTVEPLSGLKVVAKFGDSVTTDHISPAGAIGKDTPAGKYLREKGVEPRDFNSYGSRRGNHEVMMRGTFANIRIRNQIAAGTEGGFTTYWPTGEVTTIYDACMKYKEAGTGLAVIAGKDYGMGSSRDWAAKGTNLLGIKTVIAESFERIHRSNLVMMGVLPLQFKEGENAETLGLSGKESFTVHVDETVRPRDLVKVTAVGEDGKTTEFDVLVRFDSEVEIDYYRHGGILPMVLREKLKTV; encoded by the coding sequence ATGTCAAATTACGATGTATTCAATGCCCGCTCTTCATTTGAAGCGAACGGTAAACGTTATCATTACTACCGTCTTTCCGCCCTTGAAGAAGCAGGCGCAGGCAAAGTATCCAATCTGCCATACTCCATTAAAGTTTTGTTGGAGTCCGTATTAAGGCAATATGATGGCCGTGTCATTACGAAGGAGCATGTTGAAAATCTTGCGAAATGGGGAACAAGCGAAGTCAGGGAAGTAGACGTTCCATTTAAACCGACGCGCGTCATCCTTCAGGATTTTACAGGCGTACCGGTAGTTGTTGACCTTGCATCATTACGCAAGGCCGTCGCCGACCTCGGCGGAAATCCGGATATGATCAACCCGGAAAAAACTGTCGACCTCGTCATCGACCACTCTGTCCAGGTAGACCAATATGGCAATCCAGGTTCCCTTGAAGCAAATATGCTTCTTGAGTTTGAAAGGAATGCCGAGCGTTACCAGTTTTTGAACTGGGCCCAAAAAGCATTTAATAATTATCGCGCTGTTCCACCGGCAACAGGGATCGTCCATCAGGTAAACCTTGAATTCCTTGCCGATGTAGTCCATGTCGCGAAAAATTCCGAAGGGGAATTGGAAACATTCCCTGATACTCTTGTCGGAACAGACTCACATACAACGATGATCAACGGACTTGGCGTCCTTGGCTGGGGCGTTGGCGGAATCGAAGCTGAAGCAGGGATGCTCGGCCAGCCATCCTATTTCCCAGTACCAGAAGTTGTCGGCGTAAAATTGAACGGTACACTTCCGAATGGGGCGACCGCAACAGATCTTGCCCTGAAAGTAACACAAGTCCTGAGGAGCAAGGGAGTAGTCGGAAAGTTCGTCGAATTCTTCGGTCCTGGCGTCTCCGCGCTTCCGCTTGCCGATCGGGCGACCATTGCCAATATGGCACCTGAATATGGGGCAACATGCGGATTCTTCCCGATTGACAATGAATCCCTTGAGTATCTGCGCCTCACAGGGCGTGATGAAGAGCAAATCAAGGTAGTTGAGGAATATTGCAAAGCGAACGGATTGTTCTTCAACCCGGATGATAACCCTGTATACACAGCTGTTGTCGAAATCGACCTTTCTGCAATCGAGGCAAACCTTTCCGGCCCTAAACGACCGCAGGATTTGATCCCTCTTTCCAAAATGAAGGAGGAGTTCGTCAAAGCTATCAGCGCGCCACAGGGGAACCAGGGCTTTGGACTGAAAGGAAAAGAGCTTGATAAAGAAATTAAGGTTACTTTCCATAATGGGGACCAAACTTCGATGAAGACAGGTGCAGTAGCCATTGCCGCGATTACCAGCTGTACAAACACATCGAACCCTTACGTGCTTGTCGGTGCCGGCTTGCTTGCTAAGAAGGCCGTTGAACTCGGAATGGAAGTTCCTAAGTTCGTCAAAACATCCCTTGCACCGGGATCTAAAGTCGTAACAGGCTACCTCCGTGACTCTGGCTTGCTTCCATATCTTGAGCAGCTCGGATTCAACCTCGTTGGATACGGATGTACGACATGTATCGGAAACTCGGGACCACTACGGGAGGAAATCGAAAAAGCTGTCGCTGATAGCGATTTGCTCGTAACCTCCGTATTGTCAGGAAACAGGAACTTCGAGGGCCGTATCCATCCGCTTGTAAAGGCGAACTACCTGGCTTCACCACCGCTTGTTGTCGCCTACGCGCTTGCAGGTAATGTGAATATCGATTTTGAAACTGAGCCGCTCGGTAAAGACCGCGATGGAAACGATGTTTACTTCAAGGATATTTGGCCGGCTACAGATGAAGTAAATGAAGTAGTGAAAAAGACGGTAACACCTGAATTATTCAGGAAAGAATACGAGAATGTATTCAGCGACAACGAACGCTGGAATGAAATAAAAACAAGCAATGAACCATTGTATTCCTGGGATGCTGATTCCACTTATATTCAAAATCCTCCTTATTTTGAAGGGCTTTCCCCTGAGCCGGGCACGGTTGAGCCTCTCAGCGGATTAAAGGTTGTAGCGAAATTCGGGGATTCCGTCACGACTGACCACATTTCACCGGCGGGCGCGATTGGTAAAGATACCCCAGCTGGCAAATATCTGCGTGAAAAAGGAGTTGAACCACGTGACTTCAACTCATATGGATCACGCAGGGGCAACCATGAGGTCATGATGCGCGGTACATTCGCGAATATTAGGATCAGAAACCAAATCGCAGCGGGCACAGAGGGTGGCTTCACAACCTACTGGCCAACTGGTGAAGTAACGACCATTTATGATGCATGCATGAAATATAAAGAAGCTGGCACAGGTTTGGCAGTCATCGCCGGCAAGGATTACGGCATGGGATCTTCCCGTGACTGGGCAGCTAAAGGAACAAACCTCCTTGGCATTAAAACAGTCATCGCTGAAAGCTTTGAAAGGATCCACCGTTCCAACCTTGTCATGATGGGCGTCCTGCCACTACAATTCAAAGAAGGCGAAAATGCTGAAACACTTGGATTGTCCGGTAAAGAATCATTTACT